One window of Mycoplasmopsis gallopavonis genomic DNA carries:
- a CDS encoding GGDEF domain-containing protein has product MIKNQKNWVFIAGIATCLTVIVAFIVALIMSKKSEWASIFFSLGIIVILIFTSFLLYFAIHNFAKSRELIKKSFNSFIEEVMTNNNIGIIIYDLDQKIIWSSNFIKNKFGSEFIGQTINEFFEKFNLQLPNNWNINEIKTEFANKGNQYETQFWPISNTIVIRDISTEHLFKLESWEQQPVIGEIEIDNYQLFQSILSEEQIFTINKVVIDAIKEYVEKYNFIYRQYTNGKFVIITNEDTLAKMSKEQFDIFMKVNDRLKDQNINKLSLSIGFARGWSSLKEKIEQAKKALVQSQSRGGDQVTIFSNNEPPIYYGSNSEILSDNSRTLINEITREFEKVLKNPEIKNVLIYGHNLADLDALGSSLGIYEIAKSYGKEANIVANTFDSTATTALKELNNKHKDILSNIFIRSDIQANKLTNNSTLVVLVDTSDPTRTDNKDAITNANRDNIFVFDHHRSSKPIDFCPKRNIYINTGASSACEIVTEVINFLDHKVNLSQMTAQVLLSGIYLDTIQFTKSITPRTFQAAAWLESKGASGSISSEMLKVDEDTDKQIKEILDNAIEIKKGYFLAYTDKECSNDVISIAANELLQIRGRVASFVVAKLKNSKVYKLSARGIGTNVQIICEAVGGGGHFSTAAATSEEDLETFVDNIKHAITTAGRNIKNESNSIKRL; this is encoded by the coding sequence ATGATTAAAAACCAAAAAAATTGAGTATTCATCGCAGGAATAGCAACTTGTTTAACCGTAATTGTTGCATTTATTGTCGCTCTAATTATGAGTAAAAAATCAGAATGAGCTTCAATTTTCTTTTCACTTGGAATTATTGTTATTTTAATCTTTACTTCTTTTTTACTATATTTTGCAATTCATAATTTTGCAAAATCTCGTGAATTAATTAAAAAATCATTCAATAGTTTTATTGAAGAAGTAATGACAAACAATAATATTGGAATTATTATTTATGATTTAGATCAAAAAATTATTTGATCAAGTAATTTTATTAAAAATAAATTTGGTAGTGAATTTATCGGTCAAACTATCAATGAATTTTTCGAAAAATTCAACCTCCAATTACCGAATAATTGAAATATCAATGAAATTAAAACCGAATTTGCCAATAAGGGTAATCAATATGAAACCCAGTTTTGACCAATTTCAAATACAATTGTTATTCGTGATATTTCAACCGAACATCTTTTCAAACTTGAATCATGAGAACAACAACCGGTTATTGGTGAAATTGAAATTGATAACTATCAACTATTTCAATCAATCTTATCTGAAGAACAAATTTTCACAATTAATAAAGTTGTAATTGATGCAATTAAGGAATATGTTGAAAAATACAACTTTATTTATCGTCAATACACTAATGGTAAATTTGTAATAATCACCAACGAAGATACACTTGCTAAAATGAGCAAAGAACAATTTGATATTTTCATGAAAGTTAACGACAGATTAAAAGATCAAAATATTAACAAATTATCATTAAGTATTGGATTTGCTCGGGGTTGATCTTCGTTAAAAGAAAAAATTGAACAAGCTAAAAAAGCACTAGTTCAATCCCAAAGTAGAGGTGGAGATCAAGTTACCATTTTCTCAAACAATGAACCACCAATTTATTATGGTTCTAACTCTGAAATTTTATCTGACAATAGTCGAACATTAATCAATGAAATTACTCGTGAATTTGAAAAAGTCTTAAAAAACCCAGAAATTAAAAATGTTTTAATTTATGGACATAATTTAGCAGATTTAGATGCATTAGGTAGTTCACTTGGAATTTACGAAATAGCTAAAAGTTATGGTAAAGAAGCAAATATTGTTGCTAACACATTTGATTCAACTGCCACAACTGCACTTAAAGAACTAAATAACAAGCACAAAGATATTTTAAGTAACATTTTTATTAGAAGCGATATTCAAGCTAATAAATTAACAAACAATAGCACACTAGTTGTTCTTGTTGATACATCCGATCCAACAAGAACAGATAATAAAGATGCAATAACCAACGCTAATCGTGACAATATTTTTGTTTTTGATCATCATCGTTCAAGTAAACCAATTGATTTTTGTCCAAAGCGAAATATTTATATAAATACCGGAGCAAGTAGTGCTTGCGAAATAGTTACCGAAGTAATTAATTTCTTAGATCATAAAGTTAATTTATCGCAAATGACTGCACAAGTTTTATTAAGCGGAATTTACTTAGATACAATTCAATTTACTAAATCAATTACCCCTCGAACATTTCAAGCTGCTGCTTGGCTCGAATCAAAAGGGGCAAGCGGTTCAATTAGCTCAGAGATGTTAAAGGTAGACGAGGATACCGATAAACAAATTAAAGAAATTTTAGATAACGCAATTGAAATTAAAAAAGGTTATTTCTTAGCTTATACAGACAAAGAATGTTCCAATGATGTAATTTCAATAGCAGCAAATGAACTACTCCAAATTAGAGGAAGAGTTGCAAGTTTTGTTGTAGCAAAACTTAAAAATTCAAAAGTATATAAACTAAGTGCAAGAGGAATTGGAACAAATGTTCAAATCATTTGTGAAGCAGTTGGTGGTGGTGGTCATTTTAGTACCGCAGCTGCAACTAGTGAAGAAGATTTAGAAACATTTGTCGACAATATCAAGCACGCAATAACAACAGCAGGGAGAAATATTAAAAATGAAAGTAATTCTATTAAAAGATTGTAA
- a CDS encoding DnaB-like helicase C-terminal domain-containing protein — MSRNKRRFEPNPKFEKIIQLPNSKYSDSEIEKSLLAMILSQDESQLEAFQYLTSEMFFFPRYKQIFQLIQDLRQSKKNGNLFSYSFHEISSFYEANKQNYQLISQALLNEISTTFFNLNNFYNYIDTLIAKNKLRNIEAFFKDYSDKMQHGEKLEFNDVVNDFNEFLLEKAHDDMENSNFKLIEEVASDYRELIEKIWENQYFDNVLPTKFKSIDKYVQGFKPGQLIILAARPGIGKTALALNIARNIALDHINQLKNQDNLVGTIDEQIEQNPENSRPKNVAFISLEMAVNELLARTISSTVAIPLYFLQNPNQLKENPEYRERFDYFFLKYIKDMNIYFDDAATSKINDIVRKIKHLVKNLDGKLDLIVIDYLQLISTDGPAGNRQNEVSTISRALKVLALELKIPILALSQLSRSVESREDKRPHLHDLRESGAIEQDADIVIMLHRDRQTHNSSEEGYERDRFHGYKTTITIAKNRGGVSDVSSDLIYLGSNVSFIDENLDEMRNG; from the coding sequence ATGTCAAGAAATAAGAGAAGATTTGAACCTAATCCTAAATTTGAGAAAATTATCCAACTTCCAAATTCAAAATATTCTGATTCAGAAATCGAAAAAAGCTTATTAGCAATGATTTTAAGTCAAGACGAAAGCCAATTAGAAGCTTTTCAATACTTAACAAGCGAAATGTTCTTTTTTCCAAGATATAAACAGATTTTTCAATTAATTCAAGATTTAAGACAATCTAAAAAAAATGGTAATCTCTTTTCTTATTCATTTCACGAAATTTCAAGTTTCTATGAAGCAAATAAACAAAATTACCAATTAATTTCACAAGCATTATTAAACGAAATTTCAACAACATTTTTTAACTTAAATAATTTTTATAATTACATTGATACTTTAATTGCCAAAAATAAGTTGCGGAACATCGAAGCATTTTTCAAAGATTATAGTGATAAAATGCAACATGGTGAAAAGTTAGAATTTAACGATGTTGTTAATGATTTTAATGAATTTTTACTCGAAAAAGCACATGACGATATGGAAAATAGCAACTTCAAATTGATCGAAGAAGTTGCCTCAGATTATCGTGAATTAATCGAAAAAATTTGAGAAAATCAATATTTTGATAATGTTTTACCAACTAAATTCAAAAGCATCGACAAATATGTTCAAGGTTTCAAGCCAGGACAACTCATTATCCTCGCAGCACGGCCAGGAATTGGGAAAACTGCTTTGGCCTTAAATATTGCTCGTAATATTGCTTTAGATCATATTAATCAATTAAAAAATCAAGATAATTTAGTCGGAACAATCGATGAGCAAATCGAACAAAATCCAGAAAATAGTAGACCCAAAAATGTTGCATTTATTTCGCTTGAAATGGCAGTTAATGAACTTCTTGCAAGAACTATTTCTTCAACTGTTGCAATTCCACTCTATTTTTTACAAAATCCAAATCAATTAAAAGAAAATCCTGAATATCGAGAAAGATTTGATTATTTCTTTTTAAAATACATCAAGGATATGAATATTTATTTTGATGATGCTGCAACAAGTAAAATTAATGATATTGTTCGAAAAATCAAACATCTTGTCAAAAACTTAGATGGTAAGCTTGATTTAATTGTTATTGACTATCTTCAATTAATCTCAACCGATGGTCCAGCTGGAAATCGTCAAAATGAAGTAAGTACCATCTCACGTGCTTTAAAAGTTTTAGCACTTGAACTAAAAATTCCAATTCTCGCTCTTTCTCAACTTTCACGGAGCGTTGAAAGTAGAGAAGACAAAAGACCTCACCTACATGATTTAAGAGAAAGTGGGGCTATCGAACAAGATGCCGATATTGTTATCATGCTTCATCGTGATCGTCAAACTCACAATTCTAGTGAAGAAGGATATGAAAGAGATCGTTTTCATGGTTATAAAACGACAATTACAATCGCTAAAAACCGTGGTGGAGTTAGTGATGTTAGCTCTGATTTAATTTACCTTGGTTCAAATGTTTCTTTCATTGATGAAAACTTAGATGAAATGCGAAATGGCTAA
- a CDS encoding 16S rRNA (uracil(1498)-N(3))-methyltransferase has protein sequence MNRIFVNQKQDNCFLLTSEDLKHLKVLRITDKPFICVYNQEFYKCTLANDRALIQEKLNLNHELPFEVVLAIGVIKFERFEWLLQKATELGVTKIIPMITNYTNGELIKFNKFEKKRERFEQILKNAAEQSFRNKIPTLDKLTKFEDVANLNYDFKIIAHEKNSIQDALSDKINQNVLFLVGPEGGFSDQEIEKALNSGFISVSLGSRILRAETAGLFLLSQIKIQ, from the coding sequence ATGAATCGAATTTTTGTCAATCAAAAGCAGGATAACTGCTTTTTATTAACCAGTGAAGACTTAAAACATTTAAAAGTTTTAAGAATCACTGATAAACCATTTATTTGCGTTTATAATCAAGAATTTTATAAGTGTACTTTAGCAAATGATCGAGCATTAATTCAAGAAAAATTGAATTTAAACCACGAATTACCTTTTGAAGTTGTTCTTGCAATTGGTGTAATTAAATTCGAGCGTTTTGAATGACTTTTACAAAAAGCAACTGAACTTGGAGTAACTAAAATTATTCCAATGATCACCAATTACACAAATGGCGAATTAATCAAATTTAATAAATTTGAGAAAAAACGTGAAAGATTTGAACAAATTTTAAAAAACGCAGCCGAACAATCTTTCCGCAACAAAATCCCTACACTTGATAAGCTTACTAAATTTGAAGATGTAGCTAATTTAAATTATGATTTCAAAATTATTGCTCATGAAAAAAACAGCATTCAAGATGCTCTTAGTGACAAAATTAACCAAAATGTGCTTTTTTTAGTTGGACCTGAAGGTGGTTTTAGTGATCAAGAAATTGAAAAAGCCCTAAATTCTGGTTTTATTAGCGTATCACTTGGTTCAAGAATTTTAAGAGCAGAAACTGCTGGTCTATTTTTACTTAGTCAAATTAAAATACAATAA
- a CDS encoding transcription antitermination protein NusB, translating to MAEKNRRTKRVEVIQVIYKYELLEEKIDVKQAFEEFDYLDNEQLLMLEKVHKNYKFLKNTLLKLINPSWKWHRISPIVRAILLNGACELFFLQPKIVINEAIEITKMYFLKPESKEQASANFYDDWQYKFVNGVLENYYKLLLKLEVITQEAQNN from the coding sequence ATGGCTGAAAAAAACAGAAGAACCAAAAGAGTTGAAGTAATTCAAGTAATTTATAAATATGAACTATTAGAAGAAAAAATTGATGTTAAACAAGCATTTGAAGAATTTGATTATTTAGATAACGAACAATTATTAATGCTTGAAAAAGTCCACAAAAACTACAAATTCTTAAAAAATACATTGTTAAAACTCATTAATCCATCATGAAAATGACATCGAATTAGCCCAATTGTGCGTGCAATTTTGTTAAACGGAGCATGTGAACTTTTTTTCTTACAACCTAAAATTGTCATTAATGAAGCTATCGAAATTACTAAAATGTACTTTTTAAAACCCGAATCAAAAGAACAAGCTAGTGCAAACTTTTACGACGATTGACAATACAAGTTTGTTAATGGTGTTCTTGAAAACTATTACAAACTACTTTTAAAATTGGAAGTGATTACCCAAGAAGCACAAAATAATTAG
- a CDS encoding deoxynucleoside kinase produces the protein MLIGISGMIGSGKSVLSAKLLKHYKENSLLLNEFEEEDPVFNTMLSWLYERRPNFDVTFQAYVIEHHLGMVEKIKNEFHQKKMNPETDLIFLDRFIAEHYVFASVNLKNASDKIKRAYDAFFNNMVTNEDIPEFAIFLDVSPTEFKKRLFARGRKVEIDSFDDNKLYFDELLAIYKDTFTKVANKYKIEFQIIDTNNLSEEEVFEKAVKLIENYKQSKRG, from the coding sequence ATGTTAATTGGAATTTCAGGAATGATCGGAAGCGGTAAGAGTGTTCTTTCTGCAAAATTGTTAAAACACTATAAAGAAAATTCTTTACTATTAAATGAATTTGAAGAGGAAGATCCTGTTTTTAATACTATGTTAAGTTGACTTTACGAAAGAAGACCTAATTTCGATGTTACTTTTCAAGCTTATGTAATCGAACATCATTTAGGAATGGTTGAAAAAATCAAAAATGAATTTCATCAGAAAAAAATGAATCCTGAAACAGATCTTATTTTTCTAGATCGTTTTATTGCAGAGCACTATGTTTTTGCGAGCGTTAATCTCAAAAATGCTAGCGATAAAATCAAGCGAGCTTATGATGCATTTTTTAATAACATGGTTACAAATGAAGATATTCCTGAATTTGCTATTTTCCTTGATGTTTCACCAACTGAATTTAAAAAACGACTTTTTGCACGTGGAAGAAAAGTTGAAATAGATAGCTTTGATGATAATAAATTATATTTTGATGAATTATTAGCAATTTATAAAGACACTTTTACCAAAGTTGCTAATAAATATAAAATTGAGTTTCAAATCATTGATACAAACAATCTAAGTGAAGAAGAAGTTTTTGAAAAAGCTGTTAAGTTAATCGAAAACTACAAACAAAGTAAGAGAGGATAA
- the rplI gene encoding 50S ribosomal protein L9: protein MKVILLKDCKDGKANTIVEVSPGYGSNFLIKNGFGVPYNPKTAKALEKTLDKIVADEHEKRAQMLELKEQLEQLRLKFELTANIDGNKNLNVHGSISTKEVDKKLKELGFKVDKHALSKIHLVSEGLHEVVATLYKDIKAIIHIEIQIHVKK from the coding sequence ATGAAAGTAATTCTATTAAAAGATTGTAAAGACGGAAAAGCAAACACAATTGTTGAAGTTTCACCAGGATACGGAAGTAACTTCTTAATTAAAAATGGTTTTGGTGTTCCATATAACCCCAAAACAGCTAAAGCTTTAGAAAAAACCTTAGATAAAATCGTAGCAGACGAACACGAAAAACGTGCTCAAATGCTAGAACTTAAAGAACAGTTAGAACAATTAAGACTAAAATTTGAACTAACAGCTAATATTGATGGTAATAAGAACTTAAATGTTCACGGTTCTATTTCAACCAAAGAAGTTGACAAAAAACTTAAAGAATTAGGTTTTAAAGTGGACAAACATGCCCTTTCAAAAATTCATTTAGTATCTGAAGGATTGCACGAAGTTGTTGCAACACTTTACAAAGATATTAAAGCAATTATTCATATCGAGATTCAAATTCATGTCAAGAAATAA
- a CDS encoding ABC-F family ATP-binding cassette domain-containing protein codes for MLEVQNLSKIFVDKKLFENVNLKFTPGNTYGIIGANGAGKSTFLKILAGNIEPTSGQILREKNKRISVLSQDHNAYDDFDVTEVVIMGNTDLYQIKQEKDAIYMNPEATMEDYERAAELEDRFGELGGWTAENDAQELLSNLHIPKEKWNVKMSELTANQKIKVLLAKALFGNPDILIMDEPTNHLDLRSIRWLENFLIDYKNVVIVVSHDSDFLDAICTHIVDIDYNEAKIYTGNYSFWKQSSELAREMMKASNMKKEAQIEKLKEFIARFSANASKSKQATSRKKSLEKIQLDEIKPSNRKYPYVRWEMNRDHGKQILTVENLTYKNENGDTLFENVNFTLRPGEKMVIIGDDDIAKTRLLECLVGLKTPTSGTIEWGQTITYSYFPNDNSKYFNTDETILDWISKWPLENKEKENRENDDARMRGFLGRMLFSNDSVFKKVSVTSGGEKARLMFSRMMLLESNFIILDQPLDHLDTESIDSVIEGVKAYKGGAIFTTYNRAFVNQCADVILELVSPTKSFLFRGTLEEYEEAIAD; via the coding sequence ATGCTCGAAGTACAAAATTTAAGTAAAATTTTTGTTGATAAAAAATTATTTGAAAATGTTAATTTAAAATTCACACCAGGAAATACATACGGAATTATTGGTGCAAATGGTGCAGGAAAAAGTACCTTTTTAAAAATTCTTGCCGGAAATATTGAACCAACTAGTGGTCAAATTTTAAGAGAAAAAAATAAAAGAATCTCAGTTTTAAGTCAAGATCATAATGCGTATGATGATTTTGATGTCACCGAAGTTGTCATCATGGGAAATACTGATTTATACCAAATCAAACAAGAAAAAGATGCAATTTACATGAATCCAGAAGCGACTATGGAAGATTACGAAAGAGCCGCAGAACTTGAAGATCGTTTTGGTGAATTAGGTGGTTGAACAGCTGAAAATGACGCTCAAGAATTGCTTAGCAACTTACATATTCCAAAAGAAAAATGAAATGTTAAAATGTCAGAGCTAACTGCTAACCAAAAAATTAAGGTTTTACTTGCAAAAGCATTATTTGGAAATCCAGATATTTTAATCATGGACGAACCAACTAACCACTTAGATCTTAGAAGTATTCGTTGACTTGAAAACTTTTTAATTGACTATAAAAATGTAGTTATTGTAGTTAGCCACGATAGCGACTTTTTAGATGCAATTTGTACTCACATTGTGGATATCGATTACAATGAAGCTAAAATTTATACAGGAAACTATTCATTCTGGAAACAATCATCAGAATTAGCTCGTGAAATGATGAAAGCTTCAAATATGAAAAAAGAAGCTCAAATTGAAAAATTAAAAGAATTTATCGCTCGTTTTAGTGCTAATGCCTCAAAAAGTAAACAAGCAACTTCAAGAAAAAAATCTCTTGAAAAAATTCAATTAGATGAAATTAAACCTTCAAATAGAAAATATCCATATGTTCGTTGAGAAATGAATCGTGATCATGGAAAACAAATTTTAACAGTCGAAAACTTAACTTATAAAAACGAAAACGGTGATACTTTATTCGAAAATGTTAACTTCACTCTGCGTCCAGGTGAAAAAATGGTAATCATCGGTGATGATGACATTGCTAAAACAAGATTGCTTGAATGTCTTGTTGGTTTAAAAACTCCAACTAGCGGAACAATCGAATGAGGTCAAACTATTACATATAGTTACTTTCCAAATGATAACTCTAAATACTTTAATACTGACGAAACAATTTTAGATTGAATTTCAAAATGACCACTTGAAAATAAAGAAAAAGAAAATCGTGAAAATGATGATGCTAGAATGCGTGGTTTCTTAGGAAGAATGCTTTTCAGCAATGACTCTGTCTTTAAAAAAGTTTCAGTAACAAGTGGGGGAGAAAAGGCAAGATTAATGTTTTCAAGAATGATGCTTCTTGAAAGTAACTTTATCATTTTAGATCAACCACTTGATCACCTTGATACAGAAAGTATCGACTCTGTAATTGAAGGGGTCAAAGCATATAAAGGTGGGGCAATTTTCACAACTTATAACCGTGCATTTGTTAATCAATGTGCCGATGTTATTTTAGAACTTGTTTCTCCAACAAAGAGTTTCTTGTTCCGTGGTACACTTGAAGAATACGAAGAAGCAATTGCTGACTAA
- the hpt gene encoding hypoxanthine phosphoribosyltransferase — MTKHPKIKEILFDQAFIESKIQNCAEWVNQTYQNSQDLVLIGLLKGSVPFLAQLIKSVTVDHTIDFMTASSYDGSHASSGSVKIIMDLAHDIEGKDVLIIEDIIDSGITLSKIKQILSARKPKSLKILTLMDKPFNRKVNLQADYFGFEVPDAFLVGFGLDYKEQLRNLPFIGIFDEKFLEK; from the coding sequence ATGACCAAACACCCTAAAATTAAAGAAATTCTTTTTGATCAAGCTTTTATTGAAAGTAAAATTCAAAATTGTGCAGAGTGAGTGAATCAAACTTATCAAAATTCACAAGACTTAGTTTTAATCGGGCTTTTAAAAGGTTCAGTTCCTTTTTTAGCTCAATTAATTAAGAGCGTCACAGTGGATCATACAATTGATTTTATGACCGCAAGTAGCTACGATGGAAGTCATGCTTCAAGCGGTAGTGTTAAGATCATAATGGACTTAGCACACGATATTGAAGGTAAAGATGTTTTAATTATCGAAGATATTATCGATAGCGGAATTACTCTCTCAAAAATCAAACAAATTCTCTCTGCCCGTAAACCAAAAAGTTTAAAAATTCTCACTTTAATGGATAAACCATTTAACCGTAAAGTTAACTTACAAGCTGATTATTTTGGTTTTGAAGTACCTGACGCTTTTTTAGTAGGTTTTGGGCTTGATTATAAAGAACAGTTAAGAAATTTACCTTTTATTGGTATTTTTGATGAAAAATTCTTAGAAAAATAA
- a CDS encoding CNNM domain-containing protein — protein sequence MPSFLWVILIIVLVLLFVLSSIYSGSETAYSTISPAKIHDMVENQEKLSKLIHKQSKRYNQILSTILIGNNLVNVSSASLMTFLLSNAAIGQAHAAIISTAVVTPLLVLFGEIIPKLLAKAHTVGFLKTFCLFIEVNYWIFFILTYPISKLSKKVYETNTEEELKSFIKIAQNEGVLQTGESLLAQNALDLDSTKVVSHYIKLKDVQVIDFKATVKEALEIFKETNYSRLPVMKENNLIGIILVKDIFHVKSTDRVIDYLKNVPHLSANSILSSALEKLRAARAQMGFVIENNNSTDVIGIITIEDIIEEIIGEIYDEYDDDEQIYEISLEKSRVQSNVKMLDVFKQLEISLGLLEENESDLTLREWLLKKTKKTRLTKNTRFTLDDEVSFKVIEIVKNQKHSAIIEINKL from the coding sequence ATGCCTAGTTTTCTTTGAGTAATATTAATTATTGTTCTTGTTCTACTTTTTGTGTTAAGTAGTATTTATAGTGGTTCAGAAACTGCTTACTCAACCATTTCACCAGCAAAAATTCACGATATGGTTGAAAATCAAGAAAAACTTTCTAAATTAATTCACAAACAATCAAAAAGATACAATCAAATTTTGAGCACAATTTTAATCGGAAACAATCTTGTGAATGTTTCCTCAGCTTCGTTGATGACATTTTTATTATCAAATGCAGCAATTGGTCAAGCACACGCTGCAATTATCTCAACAGCAGTTGTCACTCCGCTTCTTGTTCTTTTTGGCGAAATAATTCCCAAATTACTTGCTAAAGCTCATACTGTTGGATTTTTAAAAACTTTTTGTTTGTTTATTGAGGTGAATTATTGAATCTTTTTCATTTTAACTTACCCAATTTCAAAATTAAGTAAAAAAGTTTATGAAACCAACACCGAAGAAGAATTAAAAAGCTTTATTAAAATCGCTCAAAATGAAGGTGTTCTTCAAACAGGAGAATCACTACTTGCTCAAAACGCCTTAGATCTTGACTCTACTAAAGTTGTTTCACATTACATCAAACTCAAAGATGTGCAAGTGATTGACTTTAAAGCAACAGTCAAAGAAGCTCTTGAAATTTTTAAAGAAACAAATTATTCAAGACTACCAGTTATGAAGGAAAATAATTTAATTGGAATTATTTTAGTTAAAGATATTTTCCACGTCAAAAGCACCGATAGAGTAATTGATTATTTAAAAAATGTTCCTCATTTATCTGCTAATTCAATTCTATCAAGTGCTCTTGAAAAATTAAGAGCTGCTCGTGCTCAAATGGGTTTTGTAATTGAAAACAATAATTCAACTGATGTAATTGGAATTATTACAATTGAAGACATCATCGAAGAAATTATTGGTGAGATTTATGATGAATACGATGATGATGAACAAATTTATGAAATTTCACTAGAAAAATCAAGAGTTCAATCTAATGTTAAAATGTTAGATGTTTTCAAGCAACTAGAAATAAGTTTAGGTTTACTTGAAGAAAACGAATCTGACTTAACTTTACGTGAATGACTTCTCAAAAAAACTAAGAAAACAAGACTCACCAAAAACACAAGATTTACATTAGATGATGAAGTTTCATTCAAAGTTATTGAAATTGTCAAAAATCAAAAACATTCTGCAATTATCGAAATTAATAAATTATAA
- a CDS encoding HPr family phosphocarrier protein gives MKEITLKIIDPIGIHARPAQLLTAAASKYKSESKIIANGLEANLKSIMNIMTLGVKSGDEVTLKVSGEDEEQAFEELVGVFKANGLSA, from the coding sequence ATGAAAGAAATTACACTTAAAATTATTGACCCTATTGGTATTCACGCACGTCCAGCTCAACTTTTAACAGCGGCAGCTTCAAAATACAAATCAGAATCAAAAATTATTGCTAACGGATTAGAAGCTAACTTAAAATCAATCATGAACATTATGACTTTAGGAGTAAAAAGCGGTGATGAAGTTACACTTAAAGTTTCAGGTGAAGATGAAGAACAAGCTTTCGAAGAATTAGTTGGTGTATTTAAAGCTAACGGATTATCAGCTTAG